The Panicum hallii strain FIL2 chromosome 9, PHallii_v3.1, whole genome shotgun sequence genome has a window encoding:
- the LOC112873629 gene encoding 5-oxoprolinase, producing MGSDAVEKFRFCIDRGGTFTDIYAEVPGRSEGYVMKLLSVDPSNYDDAPIEGIRRILEEFSGERIPRSSKIPTGKIEWIRMGTTVATNALLERKGERIALCVTRGFRDLLQIGNQARPNIFDLKVSKPSNLYEEVIEVDERVELIQDGEGDGSSVEGISGELVRVAKPVDVEALKPLFKGLLDKGIRCLAVVLMHSYTYPHHELVVEKLALQMGFKHVSLSSSLTPMVRAVPRGLTASVDAYLTPVIKEYLSGFMSRFEGGSEQVNVLFMQSDGGLAPERRFSGHKAVLSGPAGGVVGYSQTLFELETTKPLIGFDMGGTSTDVSRYDGSYEQVLETQIAGAIIQAPQLDINTVAAGGGSKLKFQFGAFKVGPESVGAHPGPVCYRKGGDLAITDANLILGTVIPKYFPSIFGPNEDMPLDYEATRRAFENLADEINSHRKSQDPSVKDMTVEEIALGFVNVANETMCRPIRQLTEMKGHDTKNHALACFGGAGPQHACAMARSLGMSEVLVHRYCGILSAYGMGLADVIEDLQEPYSAVYNADSAAEASRREFLLVKQVKEKLKEQGFGDESIKTDSYLNLRYEGTDTAIMVKQPEKGSGNDYAAEFEKLFQQEYGFKLLNRKILICDVRVQGVGCTNILKPRELTPISTKPVQESSCQIYFSYGWQETPLYKLENLGYGHVLEGPAVIMNGNSTVIIEKDCKAIITKYGNIKIEISAAPSTVEISEKVADVVQLSIFNHRFMGIAEQMGRTLQRTSISTNIKERLDFSCALFGPDGGLVANAPHVPVHLGAMSSTVRWQLNYWGDNLHEGDVLVTNHPCSGGSHLPDITVVTPVFDNGKLVFFVASRGHHAEIGGITPGSMPPFSKCIWEEGAAIKAFKLVERGIFQEEGIVQLLQSPCSEELSGYKIPGTRRIQDNLSDLHAQVAANQRGIALIKELINQYGLVTVQSYMSHVQKNAEVAVREMLKAVASRVQKENGSCVIEDEDYMDDGSVLHLKLTLDASKGEATIDFEGTSPEVYGNWNAPEAVTTAAVIYCLRCLVDVDIPLNQGCLAPVKILIPKGSFLSPSDKAAVVGGNVLTSQRVTDVVLMAFQACACSQGCMNNLTFGDDTFGYYETIGGGSGAGPTWDGTGGVQCHMTNTRMTDPEIFEQRYPVLLHRFSIRENSGGSGFHRGGDGLVREIEFRRPIVVSILSERRVHAPRGLKGGANGARGANYLVRKDGRKIYLGGKNTVTVSAGDILQIFTPGGGGFGSP from the coding sequence ATGGGCAGCGACGCGGTGGAGAAGTTCAGGTTCTGCATTGACAGGGGCGGCACGTTCACTGACATCTACGCCGAGGTACCCGGGAGATCAGAGGGCTATGTCATGAAGCTTCTCTCCGTCGACCCGTCCAACTACGACGATGCGCCCATTGAAGGGATCAGGAGGATCCTGGAGGAGTTCTCCGGGGAGAGGATCCCCCGGTCGTCCAAGATCCCCACTGGCAAGATTGAGTGGATCAGGATGGGCACCACTGTCGCCACTAATGCACTTCTGGAGAGGAAGGGCGAAAGGATTGCCCTTTGTGTCACGAGGGGGTTTAGGGATTTGCTTCAGATTGGTAACCAGGCCCGGCCAAACATATTCGACCTCAAGGTGTCGAAGCCGTCGAATCTGTATGAGGAGGTGATTGAGGTTGATGAACGAGTTGAGCTCATTCAGGATGGTGAGGGGGATGGGTCATCTGTTGAGGGGATCTCTGGGGAATTGGTCAGGGTGGCGAAGCCTGTCGATGTGGAAGCATTGAAGCCCTTGTTTAAAGGTTTGCTTGATAAGGGGATTAGATGCTTGGCAGTGGTGCTGATGCATTCATATACTTATCCTCACCATGAGCTCGTGGTTGAGAAGTTAGCTCTGCAGATGGGATTCAAGCATGTGTCCTTGTCTTCGTCGCTGACACCGATGGTCCGAGCGGTGCCTCGGGGCTTGACGGCGAGTGTGGATGCATATCTCACACCAGTCATCAAGGAATACTTATCAGGATTCATGTCGAGATTTGAAGGGGGTTCTGAACAAGTGAATGTGCTATTTATGCAATCAGATGGAGGACTTGCACCTGAGAGGAGATTCTCTGGGCATAAAGCAGTATTGTCAGGTCCTGCAGGTGGTGTGGTTGGCTACTCACAGACCTTGTTTGAACTTGAGACAACGAAGCCGCTGATTGGGTTTGACATGGGAGGTACATCCACGGACGTGAGCCGCTATGATGGAAGCTATGAACAAGTTCTGGAGACCCAGATTGCTGGGGCAATAATTCAAGCTCCCCAGCTTGACATAAACACagtggctgctggtggtggaTCAAAGCTTAAGTTTCAGTTTGGTGCTTTCAAGGTTGGACCAGAATCTGTTGGAGCACACCCTGGTCCAGTATGTTACAGGAAAGGTGGTGACCTGGCGATTACCGATGCTAATTTGATCCTAGGAACTGTTATTCCCAAGTACTTCCCATCAATATTTGGTCCAAATGAAGATATGCCCCTTGATTATGAGGCTACAAGAAGAGCATTTGAGAATCTTGCTGATGAGATCAACTCTCACCGAAAGAGTCAGGACCCATCAGTGAAGGACATGACAGTTGAAGAGATTGCACTTGGGTTTGTAAATGTTGCAAATGAGACAATGTGCAGGCCTATACGCCAGCTGACCGAAATGAAGGGGCATGATACTAAGAACCATGCCCTTGCTTGCTTTGGTGGTGCCGGTCCTCAACATGCATGTGCTATGGCAAGGTCCTTGGGTATGTCTGAGGTGCTTGTTCACCGATATTGTGGAATATTGAGTGCGTATGGAATGGGCCTTGCTGATGTCATTGAAGACTTGCAAGAGCCTTACTCTGCTGTTTATAATGCCGATTCTGCTGCAGAGGCATCTAGAAGAGAATTCCTTTTAGTAAAACAGGTGAAAGAAAAGTTAAAAGAACAGGGTTTTGGAGACGAAAGCATCAAGACTGATTCATACTTGAACTTGAGGTATGAGGGAACTGATACTGCCATCATGGTAAAACAGCCAGAGAAAGGATCTGGAAACGACTATGCTGCTGAGTTTGAAAAACTGTTTCAGCAAGAGTATGGCTTCAAATTGCTAAACAGGAAGATACTCATATGTGATGTGAGAGTTCAGGGTGTTGGCTGTACAAATATCCTAAAGCCTCGTGAATTGACACCAATTTCAACGAAACCTGTTCAAGAAAGTTCGTGCCAGATTTATTTTTCATATGGGTGGCAAGAAACTCCATTGTACAAACTTGAGAATCTAGGTTATGGCCATGTCTTGGAGGGCCCTGCAGTTATTATGAATGGAAATAGTACAGTGATAATAGAAAAGGACTGTAAAGCCATAATCACCAAGTATGGTAACATAAAAATTGAGATCAGTGCAGCACCAAGCACTGTAGAAATATCAGAAAAAGTTGCAGACGTGGTGCAACTTTCTATTTTCAATCACCGATTCATGGGTATTGCAGAACAGATGGGTCGGACACTTCAGAGAACTTCAATTTCCACTAACATAAAGGAAAGGCTGGACTTTTCTTGTGCTCTCTTTGGTCCAGATGGTGGCCTTGTTGCAAATGCACCTCATGTTCCTGTGCATCTAGGAGCCATGTCTAGTACAGTACGCTGGCAGCTTAATTACTGGGGTGATAACCTGCATGAGGGCGATGTTCTCGTGACAAATCATCCATGTTCAGGAGGGAGTCATCTGCCAGATATAACAGTTGTCACGCCAGTTTTTGATAATGGTAAGCTTGTCTTTTTTGTTGCTAGTAGAGGTCACCATGCGGAGATTGGTGGTATCACCCCAGGAAGTATGCCTCCTTTCTCAAAGTGTATTTGGGAGGAAGGCGCTGCCATCAAAGCATTTAAACTTGTTGAAAGGGGTATTTTCCAAGAGGAAGGAATAGTCCAGCTGCTGCAGTCACCTTGCTCAGAAGAACTTTCTGGCTACAAGATCCCAGGAACACGTCGGATCCAAGATAATCTTTCCGACCTCCATGCTCAGGTCGCAGCAAACCAGCGAGGAATAGCACTTATCAAAGAACTAATAAATCAGTATGGTTTGGTTACCGTGCAATCTTATATGAGCCATGTCCAAAAGAATGCTGAGGTTGCCGTCAGGGAGATGCTCAAGGCAGTTGCATCTAGAGTTCAAAAGGAGAATGGGTCTTGTGTAATTGAGGATGAAGATTACATGGATGATGGCTCAGTGCTCCACTTGAAGCTCACCCTTGATGCTAGTAAAGGTGAAGCTACAATTGACTTTGAGGGTACCAGTCCTGAGGTCTATGGCAACTGGAATGCTCCTGAAGCAGTTACAACAGCTGCTGTCATATACTGTCTACGGTGCTTGGTGGATGTGGATATACCGCTAAATCAAGGTTGCCTTGCTCCTGTGAAGATCCTCATTCCTAAAGGCTCTTTCCTTTCGCCAAGCGACAAGGCTGCTGTGGTTGGTGGCAACGTGCTAACCTCTCAGAGAGTGACAGATGTTGTCCTAATGGCATTCCAAGCCTGTGCCTGTTCTCAGGGCTGCATGAACAATTTGACCTTTGGAGATGACACCTTTGGTTACTATGAGACCATTGGAGGTGGCAGCGGAGCTGGGCCAACCTGGGACGGCACAGGTGGTGTTCAATGTCACATGACAAACACAAGGATGACTGACCCTGAGATCTTTGAGCAGCGATACCCTGTTCTCTTGCACAGATTCAGCATCAGGGAGAACAGTGGTGGTTCTGGTTTCCACAGAGGTGGTGATGGCCTTGTAAGGGAGATTGAATTCCGGCGGCCTATTGTTGTGAGCATTCTTTCCGAGAGGCGGGTGCATGCTCCCAGGGGACTTAAAGGAGGTGCAAACGGAGCTCGTGGTGCAAACTATCTAGTCAGGAAAGATGGCAGAAAGATTTACCTTGGAGGAAAGAACACTGTAACGGTTAGTGCTGGCGACATTCTTCAGATTTTCACACCTGGCGGTGGCGGCTTCGGCTCTCCTTGA
- the LOC112873775 gene encoding zinc finger HIT domain-containing protein 2, with protein MERDVVVSDPAAAVSSPSPSPSASSFAETRVICRVCQKQFAQYTCPRCNSRYCSLPCYKGHSLQCTESFMRENVMDELKQMQPEDESKKKMLDILKRLHLEEEMESDGEDESMLSEELIQKVMSGEEVKIEDLSDDEIKRFRQALASGELSKMIEPWTPWWKKPSARLVSLSPDGSQLIRQVREEDTATSDPTTDQEPSINEIPEGPESPLPSLKQLTRVEPSPLLAIHLVDILYSYCFTLRLYNGDWHSDPLGASTVALSMSKVMGEDAKPETVPEALTACIEETCSPAYRHTGGFRFAIGLVDDIISILSLGHNALVCALSDFHRLIEAGKSMLKVEKVGKTESAQSSSKLRGAARKLFFMTCWVHEQPEEAWPPLARIVEVQKASLEELDTGSRKADIKSRPQSKVLIEEL; from the exons ATGGAGAGGGACGTCGTGGTCTCCGACCCCGCGGCCGCCGTGTcctcgccctcgccctcgccctcCGCCTCCTCCTTCGCCGAGACCAGGGTCATCTGCCGCGT GTGCCAGAAGCAGTTCGCGCAGTACACCTGCCCCCGCTGCAACTCTCGGTACTGCTCGCTCCCGTGCTACAAG GGGCATAGTCTTCAATGCACTGAATCCTTCATGCGTGAGAATGTTATGGATGAGCTTAAGCAGATGCAACCTGAAGATGAATCAAAGAAAAAGATGCTAGATATCCTCAAGCGGCTCCACTTGGAAGAAGAGATGGAGTCGGATGGTGAAGATG AGTCAATGTTATCGGAGGAGCTTATTCAAAAAGTCATGTCTG GGGAAGAAGTAAAGATTGAAGACCTCTCTGATGATGAAATCAAACGATTTCGACAAGCTCTAGCCTCAGGCGAACTCAGCAAGATGATTGAACCATGGACACCATGGTGGAAAAAGCCGTCTGCTAGATTGGTATCCCTTAGCCCTGATGGAAGCCAGCTTATCAGACAAGTGAGGGAAGAAGACACTGCCACATCAGATCCAACGACTGACCAAGAGCCTAGCATCAATGAAATCCCAGAAGGGCCAGAATCTCCTCTCCCATCGCTGAAACAGCTAACAAGGGTGGAGCCTTCGCCTCTGCTTGCCATTCACTTGGTTGACATTCTTTACAGTTACTGCTTCACGCTTCGTCTCTACAACGGTGATTGGCACTCTGATCCTTTGGGTGCTTCCACTGTTGCCCTGTCTATGTCTAAAGTCATGGGGGAGGACGCTAAGCCTGAGACAGTACCCGAAGCGCTGACGGCTTGCATAGAGGAGACATGCTCACCTGCTTACAGGCACACAGGCGGTTTCAGGTTTGCTATTGGGCTCGTGGACGATATCATCTCCATTCTCTCCTTGGGACACAATGCGCTTGTCTGTGCACTAAGTGACTTCCATCGACTCATTGAAGCTGGTAAGAGCATGCTCAAGGTAGAGAAAGTGGGCAAGACGGAGAGCGCGCAGAGCTCTTCGAAGCTTCGTGGTGCAGCTAGGAAGCTATTCTTCATGACTTGTTGGGTCCATGAGCAGCCGGAGGAGGCCTGGCCGCCTTTAGCTCGCATCGTCGAAGTACAGAAAGCATCTCTCGAGGAGTTGGACACTGGGAGTCGGAAGGCGGATATAAAGAGCAGGCCGCAATCCAAGGTTCTTATCGAGGAGCTGTAG
- the LOC112877409 gene encoding plant UBX domain-containing protein 10 yields MAETVDDKVSYFQAVTGISDPDLCTEILAAHNWDLQVAVSSITANPSSPSASASTSSREQGPSAPLVDAEFVAPPPPMPPAPQQLQQQQPGIAWKLVTLPFYVVSGGVGLVAGTFRLGAWVAGGVLSRSLSLLGLAGQGGGDRLLELPPSAAEAAEFVAEFEREFGAGRGPRFVAEGFADALQRAQREFKLLFVYLHSPDHPDTPAFCGGCLCSEPVAAFIDENFVAWGGSIRRTEGFKMSNSLNASRFPFCAVVMASTNQRIMLLQQVEGPKSPEEMITILQRVVEECATSLVAARIEAEERLNNQRLREEQDAAYRAALEADQARERERLEELERREREAAEAERKRKEEEEALARAAQEAAEKEAALARRRQEKAMALGAEPDKGPGITRVLIRFPTGERKERRFHSSAPISSLYDYVDSLDCLKAEMYSLVSNFPRVTYGPEKHSLTLEEAGLHPQASLFIEIEQ; encoded by the exons atGGCCGAGACCGTCGACGACAAGGTCAGCTACTTCCAGGCCGTCACCGGCATCTCCGACCCGGACCTCTGCACGGAGATCCTCGCCGCGCACAACTGGGACCTGCAGGTCGCCGTGTCCTCCATCACCGCCaacccctcctccccctccgcctCGGCCTCCACGTCCTCGCGCGAGCAGGGCCCGTCCGCCCCGCTGGTGGATGCGGAGTTCgtcgcgcccccgccgccgatgccgccggcgccccagcagctgcagcagcagcagccggggATCGCGTGGAAGCTGGTGACGCTCCCCTTCTACGTGGTCTCGGGAGGGGTCGGCCTCGTCGCCGGCACCTTCCGCCTCGGCGCCTGGGTCGCCGGGGGCGTGCTGTCGcgctccctctccctcctcggcctcgcggggcagggcggcggcgaccgcctgcttgagctgccgccgtccgccgccgagGCGGCTGAATTCGTCGCGGAGTTCGAGCGCGAGTtcggcgccggccgcggcccGCGCTTCGTGGCCGAGGGGTTCGCCGACGCGCTGCAGCGAGCGCAGCGGGAGTTCAAGCTCCTGTTCGTGTATCTCCACTCTCCTGATCACCCGGATACCCCCGCCTTCTGCGGGGGCTGCCTCTGCTCCGAGCCCGTCGCGGCCTTCATAGATGAGAACTTCGTTGCCTGGGGCGGTAGCATAAGAAGGACCGAAGGGTTCAAGATGAGTAACAGCCTGAACGCGTCGAGGTTCCCCTTTTGTGCTGTGGTCATGGCTTCTACGAACCAGAGAATCATGCTATTGCAGCAG GTTGAAGGGCCTAAATCGCCTGAAGAGATGATAACAATTCTTCAACGGGTTGTTGAAGAATGTGCTACATCACTCGTTGCTGCCAGGATTGAAGCTGAAGAGAGACTAAATAACCAGCGTTTACGTGAAGAGCAAGATGCTGCTTACAGAGCTGCACTTGAAGCTGACCAG GCCAGGGAACGTGAAAGGCTAGAGGAACTGGAAAGACGTGAAAGAGAGGCGGCAGAAGCTGAGAGAAAACGtaaagaggaagaggaagctcTAGCGAGGGCTGCCCAAGAAGCAGCTGAAAAGGAAGCTGCTCTTGCAAGGAGAAGGCAAGAGAAAGCCATGGCTCTTGGAGCTGAACCTGATAAAGGGCCTGGCATTACTCGG GTTCTCATAAGATTTCCGACTGGAGAACGCAAAGAGAGGAGATTCCACAGCTCTGCCCCCATCTCTTCGCTCTATGACTATGTTGATTCTTTGGATTGCTTGAAAGCAGAGATGTACAGCCTAGTTTCGAATTTCCCACGGGTCACATACGGTCCAGAGAAGCACTCCCTGACCCTGGAGGAAGCAGGCTTGCATCCACAGGCGAGCCTGTTTATCGAGATAGAACAATGA
- the LOC112874963 gene encoding deSI-like protein At4g17486: MMSGSKKERNLSTCFQLGQKSSAHFCLFSKVRSASPPPGNTPVYLNVYDLTPVNGYVYWAGLGIFHSGIEVHGVEYAFGAHDYSISGVFEVEPRQCPGFKFRKSIYMGTTCLDPLQVREFMEIQSVNYNGDTYHLISKNCNHFCEDMCKRLTGNLIPKWVNRLARMGAVCNCILPESLKIDAVRHDPDGQAEDSEKRRLTGAFSCFSSISLCQRHFSTSSLFLRSPAKGTSWDMKQSSSAQSKKS; the protein is encoded by the exons ATGATGTCGGGCTCAAAGAAGGAAAGGAATCTCAGCACGTGTTTCCAATTAGGCCAGAAATCTTCTGCTCATTTTTGTTTGTTTTCAAAAGTCCGATCTGCCAGCCCACCACCTGGAAATACACCAGTTTATCTAAATGTGTATGATTTGACACCAGTAAATGGCTATGTTTACTGGGCTGGTCTAGGGATATTTCATTCTGGCATTGAAG TTCATGGCGTGGAGTATGCATTTGGAGCACATGACTATTCGATTAGTGGAGTTTTTGAAGTGGAACCTCGGCAGTGTCCTGGTTTCAAATTTAGGAAATCAATATACATGGGAACTACCTGCCTGGATCCTCTCCAAGTCAGAGAGTTCATGGAGATTCAGTCAGTAAATTACAATGGGGATACCTATCATTTGATAAGTAAAAACTGCAACCATTTCTGTGAGGACATGTGCAAAAGGTTGACAGGAAATTTAATTCCAAAATGGGTTAATCGGCTTGCCAGAATGG GTGCTGTTTGCAACTGCATTCTACCAGAGTCCCTCAAGATTGACGCAGTCCGTCATGACCCAGATGGCCAAGCTGAAGATAGTGAGAAAAGAAGGCTGACAGGTGCCTTCAGTTGCTTCTCTTCAATCTCTCTGTGCCAAAGACATTTCTCAACGTCTTCGCTCTTCCTACGTTCCCCTGCGAAAGGAACTTCTTGGGATATGAAACAGTCGAGTTCTGCCCAATCGAAGAAGAGCTGA